One Kallotenue papyrolyticum genomic window carries:
- the purH gene encoding bifunctional phosphoribosylaminoimidazolecarboxamide formyltransferase/IMP cyclohydrolase, which yields MRAIISVSDKTGLESFARDLSARGITIFSTGGTQRSLEQAGVAARPISELTGFPEILDGRVKTLHPAVHGGILFRRDRPEHRQQLAELNIGAIDLVVVNLYPFRETVARPEVTLDEALEQIDIGGPTLLRAAAKNFPHVLVVVDPADYGRVLTALDNPAALPTLRRELAAKAFAHTAAYDSAIAAYLHTTPFPATLTLAFTKAQELRYGENPHQAATFYREASAAPGTLAMAEQLQGKELSFNNLLDADAALQIVRAFEAPTVAIIKHTNPCGLASHPDLVQAHAAARAGDPVSAFGGIVGVNRPVDGALAGVLQRYFYEVIVAPAFSEEARAILAAKTNLRLLAVPMDAAGATAYDYRRVSGGLLVQVADTLANDDPAQWQVVTERTPTPEQWHALQFAWRACAFVKSNAIVLARDQALIGMGAGQPSRVDAVLIAVRKAGARAHGSVLASDAFFPKPDGVEAAAAAGVAAIVQPGGSQADGEVIAAANRLGLAMVFTGRRHFRH from the coding sequence ATGCGAGCCATCATCAGTGTGTCGGACAAGACCGGGCTGGAGAGCTTCGCCCGCGACCTCAGCGCACGGGGCATCACGATCTTCTCCACCGGCGGCACGCAGCGCAGCCTGGAGCAGGCTGGCGTTGCGGCGCGCCCGATCAGCGAACTGACCGGCTTTCCCGAAATCCTGGACGGGCGGGTCAAAACGTTGCATCCCGCCGTGCACGGCGGGATCCTCTTCCGACGCGACCGGCCAGAGCATCGCCAACAACTGGCCGAGCTAAACATCGGCGCGATCGATCTGGTCGTCGTCAATCTCTACCCGTTTCGTGAAACGGTGGCCCGGCCCGAGGTAACGCTCGATGAGGCCCTGGAACAGATCGATATTGGCGGTCCGACGCTGCTGCGCGCAGCGGCCAAGAACTTCCCGCATGTGCTGGTGGTCGTCGATCCCGCCGACTACGGGCGCGTACTGACGGCGCTGGATAACCCTGCCGCGCTGCCGACGCTGCGCCGCGAATTGGCGGCCAAGGCCTTTGCCCACACCGCCGCCTACGATAGTGCCATCGCCGCCTACCTGCACACTACGCCGTTTCCGGCAACCCTGACGCTGGCCTTCACCAAGGCCCAAGAGCTACGCTACGGCGAGAATCCGCACCAGGCGGCGACCTTTTACCGTGAAGCGAGCGCCGCGCCCGGCACGCTGGCCATGGCCGAGCAGCTACAGGGCAAGGAGCTCTCGTTCAACAACCTGCTGGATGCCGATGCCGCGCTGCAGATCGTGCGCGCCTTTGAAGCACCAACGGTAGCGATCATCAAGCATACCAATCCCTGCGGCCTGGCCAGTCATCCTGATCTGGTGCAGGCGCATGCCGCAGCGCGCGCCGGCGATCCGGTTTCGGCCTTTGGCGGCATCGTCGGCGTCAACCGTCCCGTCGATGGCGCGCTGGCCGGTGTGTTGCAGCGCTATTTCTACGAAGTGATCGTCGCGCCGGCCTTCAGCGAGGAGGCACGCGCGATCCTGGCGGCCAAAACCAACCTGCGCCTGCTGGCGGTGCCCATGGATGCTGCCGGCGCCACCGCCTACGACTACCGGCGCGTCAGCGGCGGGCTGCTGGTGCAGGTAGCCGACACATTGGCGAATGACGATCCCGCGCAGTGGCAGGTGGTCACCGAGCGCACACCGACACCCGAGCAGTGGCACGCACTGCAGTTTGCCTGGCGCGCCTGTGCCTTCGTCAAATCCAACGCGATCGTCCTGGCACGCGATCAGGCGCTGATCGGCATGGGAGCGGGCCAGCCCTCGCGCGTCGACGCGGTGCTGATCGCCGTGCGCAAAGCCGGTGCGCGCGCGCACGGCAGCGTCCTGGCCTCGGATGCCTTCTTCCCCAAGCCCGACGGTGTGGAAGCGGCGGCCGCAGCCGGTGTTGCGGCGATTGTGCAGCCGGGCGGTTCGCAGGCCGATGGCGAGGTGATCGCGGCCGCCAACCGCCTGGGGCTGGCGATGGTCTTCACCGGACGGCGCCACTTCCGCCACTGA
- the hisIE gene encoding bifunctional phosphoribosyl-AMP cyclohydrolase/phosphoribosyl-ATP diphosphatase HisIE, with the protein MLKFDANGLIPAIVQHARSGEVLMLGYMNREALEQTRASGLVTFWSRSRQALWQKGATSGHVLRLVELRADCDGDALLVLAEPDGPTCHTGARTCFFRRLDQLDGASSASSAAAAPPTPPSAVLALLADLIAQRRRDQPEGSYTVKLLHGGPERIGKKVGEEATEVVIGAIKGDPAELAYESADLIYHLLVLLASLEVTPEQVWNELQRRYATP; encoded by the coding sequence ATGTTGAAGTTTGATGCCAACGGACTGATCCCGGCGATTGTGCAGCACGCGCGCAGCGGCGAGGTGCTGATGCTGGGCTATATGAACCGCGAGGCGCTGGAGCAGACGCGCGCCAGCGGACTGGTCACCTTCTGGAGTCGCTCGCGGCAAGCGTTGTGGCAAAAGGGCGCCACCAGCGGCCACGTCCTGCGCCTGGTCGAGCTCCGCGCCGACTGCGATGGCGATGCCCTGCTGGTGCTGGCCGAGCCAGACGGCCCGACCTGCCACACCGGCGCTCGCACATGCTTCTTCCGCCGTCTGGATCAGCTCGACGGCGCGTCCTCGGCATCATCTGCGGCCGCAGCGCCGCCGACGCCGCCAAGCGCCGTGCTCGCGCTGCTCGCCGATCTGATCGCACAGCGCCGGCGCGACCAACCGGAAGGGTCGTACACCGTCAAGCTGCTCCACGGCGGGCCTGAACGCATCGGCAAAAAGGTGGGCGAAGAAGCAACCGAAGTGGTGATCGGCGCGATCAAGGGCGATCCCGCCGAGCTGGCCTATGAAAGCGCCGACCTGATCTACCACCTGCTGGTGCTGCTTGCCAGCCTGGAGGTCACCCCCGAACAGGTCTGGAACGAACTCCAACGCCGCTATGCAACCCCCTGA
- the rimM gene encoding ribosome maturation factor RimM (Essential for efficient processing of 16S rRNA), with protein sequence MSQGPAPEDLLLVGQITVPHGIRGQVKLRAITSYPEHLDRVKTVYLGEERTPYRLQRAAVHKPQIMIITLGGVTTRTAAEALRGQEVYIRAEDARPLEPDEYFLHDLPGLHVETEQGVAIGVVREVIETGANEVLVVTRAEGGDALIPMIRDVVIQLDIAAGRIVIRPMPGLL encoded by the coding sequence ATGAGTCAAGGTCCAGCGCCTGAAGATCTCTTGCTTGTCGGGCAGATCACGGTGCCGCATGGCATTCGCGGCCAGGTCAAGCTGCGGGCGATCACCAGCTATCCCGAGCATCTCGATCGCGTCAAGACGGTGTATCTGGGCGAGGAGCGCACGCCCTACCGCCTCCAACGCGCCGCGGTGCACAAGCCCCAGATCATGATCATAACCCTTGGCGGCGTGACGACGCGCACTGCGGCTGAGGCGCTGCGCGGCCAGGAGGTCTATATCCGCGCCGAGGATGCCCGTCCCTTGGAGCCGGACGAGTACTTCTTGCACGATCTGCCGGGGCTGCACGTCGAGACCGAGCAGGGCGTGGCCATCGGCGTGGTGCGTGAGGTGATCGAGACCGGCGCCAACGAGGTGTTGGTGGTCACGCGTGCTGAAGGTGGGGATGCGCTGATCCCCATGATCCGCGACGTTGTCATCCAGTTGGATATCGCCGCCGGCCGGATCGTGATCCGGCCTATGCCGGGGTTGTTGTAG
- a CDS encoding KH domain-containing protein, protein MKELLLFVVRELVDQPGAVRVRQREGRFTVTLELTVAPGDAGKVIGRGGRVAKALRDVLGVAAARERKRVHLDIKS, encoded by the coding sequence ATGAAGGAACTGCTGCTGTTTGTGGTGCGCGAACTGGTCGATCAGCCCGGCGCGGTGCGCGTGCGCCAGCGTGAAGGCCGCTTCACGGTGACCCTGGAGCTGACCGTCGCGCCCGGCGATGCCGGCAAAGTGATCGGACGGGGTGGTCGTGTCGCCAAGGCCTTGCGCGATGTGCTGGGGGTGGCCGCCGCGCGCGAGCGCAAGCGCGTCCACCTCGATATCAAGTCCTGA
- the rpsP gene encoding 30S ribosomal protein S16, producing MVRIRLMRRGKNKKPTYRIVVADARSPRDGRFIEIIGNYNPVAQPKTLNIKADRARYWLSVGAQPSDTVKYLFTKVGIDPTPGRPYTPEAASTAEAQA from the coding sequence GTGGTTCGCATTCGCCTGATGCGGCGTGGCAAGAACAAGAAGCCGACCTATCGGATCGTCGTGGCCGATGCGCGTTCGCCGCGCGATGGCCGCTTCATCGAGATCATTGGCAACTACAACCCGGTGGCGCAGCCCAAGACGCTCAATATCAAGGCCGATCGCGCCCGCTACTGGCTGAGCGTTGGCGCGCAGCCCTCGGATACGGTGAAGTATCTGTTCACCAAGGTCGGCATCGACCCGACGCCGGGGCGGCCCTATACGCCCGAGGCGGCATCAACGGCTGAGGCGCAGGCCTGA
- the ffh gene encoding signal recognition particle protein, translating into MFESLSDRLQNVFARLGARGRLSEADVDEALKEVRRALLEADVNFKVVKDFVARVREQAVGQDITKSLTPAQMVVKIVHDELVHLLGDEPVPLAYAQPGPTVILLVGLNGAGKTTLAGKLALFLRKKHRNPLLVACDVYRPAAIKQLQTLGNQIQVPVYSEGTEVAPAVIARNGVAEARRNGHGVVIIDTAGRFQIDEALMQELEEIRAAINPHETLLVVDAMIGQESVRVAEEFNRRVPLTGFVMTKIDGDARGGAALSIRQVTGVPIKFLGTSEKLDGLQPFDPARLASRILGMGDVLTLIERAEEAIDKEEAARMQKKMQKGKFDFEDFLNAMKQMRRMGPLQQLLSLLPGMGGLKLEEHVREEDLKRVEAIILSMTPEERRNPDIIKQSRKERIARGSGTDIQDVNELLRQFRDMQRMMKTMMRGMPGSAPTNNKGGSGKKGKKKKHRPTPAGPRPGWPGLGPGAGLGPNSSPQEIEQLLRNMRKER; encoded by the coding sequence ATGTTTGAAAGTCTGTCCGATCGGCTCCAGAACGTTTTTGCCCGGCTGGGCGCGCGCGGGCGGCTCAGCGAGGCAGACGTTGACGAGGCGCTCAAGGAAGTGCGCCGCGCGCTGCTGGAAGCCGACGTTAACTTCAAGGTTGTCAAAGATTTTGTTGCGCGGGTGCGCGAGCAGGCCGTCGGCCAGGACATCACCAAGAGCCTGACGCCGGCGCAGATGGTGGTCAAGATCGTCCATGACGAGCTGGTCCACCTGCTGGGCGACGAACCCGTGCCGCTGGCCTACGCGCAGCCCGGCCCGACGGTGATCCTGCTGGTGGGTCTCAACGGCGCAGGCAAAACGACCCTGGCCGGAAAGCTGGCGCTCTTTCTGCGCAAAAAGCACCGCAATCCGTTGCTGGTTGCCTGCGACGTCTACCGGCCGGCGGCGATCAAACAGTTGCAGACGCTGGGCAACCAGATCCAGGTGCCGGTGTACAGCGAGGGCACCGAGGTCGCGCCGGCGGTGATCGCGCGCAATGGCGTGGCCGAAGCGCGGCGCAACGGCCATGGCGTGGTGATCATCGATACCGCCGGGCGCTTCCAGATCGACGAAGCCCTGATGCAAGAGCTGGAAGAGATCCGCGCCGCGATCAACCCGCACGAAACGCTGCTGGTCGTCGACGCGATGATCGGCCAGGAGTCGGTGCGCGTGGCCGAGGAGTTCAACCGGCGCGTGCCGCTCACCGGTTTCGTGATGACCAAGATCGATGGCGATGCGCGCGGCGGCGCGGCCCTGTCGATCCGTCAGGTCACCGGCGTGCCGATCAAGTTTCTCGGCACCAGCGAAAAGCTGGATGGTCTGCAGCCCTTCGATCCCGCGCGCCTGGCGTCGCGCATCCTGGGCATGGGCGATGTGCTCACGCTGATCGAGCGGGCGGAAGAGGCGATCGACAAAGAAGAAGCGGCCCGAATGCAGAAAAAGATGCAAAAGGGCAAGTTCGACTTTGAAGATTTCCTCAACGCCATGAAGCAGATGCGGCGCATGGGGCCGTTGCAGCAGCTCCTCAGCCTGCTGCCGGGCATGGGCGGCCTCAAGCTCGAAGAGCATGTGCGCGAGGAGGATCTCAAGCGCGTCGAGGCGATCATCCTGTCGATGACGCCCGAAGAGCGACGCAATCCGGATATCATCAAACAGAGCCGCAAGGAACGCATCGCGCGCGGCTCGGGGACGGATATCCAGGATGTCAACGAGCTGCTGCGCCAGTTCCGCGATATGCAGCGCATGATGAAGACGATGATGCGCGGCATGCCGGGGAGCGCGCCCACCAACAACAAGGGCGGCAGCGGAAAAAAGGGCAAGAAAAAGAAGCACCGGCCAACGCCCGCCGGACCGCGTCCGGGCTGGCCGGGGCTGGGCCCGGGCGCCGGCCTGGGGCCGAACAGCAGTCCGCAGGAGATCGAGCAGCTCTTGCGGAATATGCGCAAAGAGCGCTGA
- a CDS encoding ABC transporter ATP-binding protein, translating into MHAVEYQDEPAPAVRMRNVTVRVRATMILTDLTLDIPAGVVAGLVGPNGSGKTTTFRLLAGLIGAFTGTINVLGCSLPAQSERVRAMLGVVPERDGLYDDMRVIDILDHWARLRFPGNRQMQQDRTEAVLRHVRLLDRRNDRCGTLSAGLRRRVAIARAILHEPPLLLLDEVTNGLDIFSRQAFYEWLATYKLQHPDSTILFASHNTAEIVRLCNFLIVLRDGQQRFCGPRAALFDEHADPDEIDRTVMRLLSA; encoded by the coding sequence ATGCATGCCGTCGAGTATCAGGATGAGCCGGCACCCGCGGTGCGCATGCGCAACGTCACGGTACGTGTGCGCGCTACTATGATTCTGACGGACCTTACGCTGGACATTCCGGCCGGCGTTGTCGCGGGACTGGTGGGACCGAATGGCTCAGGGAAGACGACAACCTTCCGCCTGCTGGCGGGGTTGATTGGAGCGTTTACGGGCACGATCAACGTGCTCGGCTGCTCGCTGCCGGCCCAGAGCGAGCGGGTTCGGGCCATGTTGGGCGTGGTGCCAGAGCGCGATGGCTTATACGATGACATGCGCGTGATCGACATCCTCGATCATTGGGCGCGCTTGCGCTTTCCCGGCAACCGCCAGATGCAGCAGGACCGTACCGAAGCGGTATTGCGACACGTCAGGCTGCTCGATCGGCGCAACGACCGGTGCGGCACGCTCTCCGCCGGCCTGCGACGACGTGTCGCGATCGCGAGGGCTATTCTCCACGAGCCGCCGCTCTTGCTTCTGGACGAAGTGACCAATGGCCTGGACATCTTCAGCCGGCAAGCCTTTTATGAGTGGCTGGCGACCTACAAACTGCAGCACCCGGACAGCACGATCCTCTTTGCGTCCCACAACACCGCCGAGATCGTGCGCCTGTGCAATTTCCTGATCGTGCTGCGGGATGGACAACAGCGTTTCTGTGGCCCTCGCGCGGCGCTGTTCGACGAGCATGCCGATCCCGACGAGATCGACCGGACGGTGATGCGCCTGTTGAGCGCGTGA
- a CDS encoding ABC transporter permease subunit — translation MTRWELLRMVKSPGTTRRAVFGLFLCIGWLLFNGLALPWMFRFPLLVLLLGLFPFVLMFGYCADSFAGERERGTLEVLLLSPVPDWTIVCGKTIALVMVWLLVCGALLTAHASIGSIVGGGVALHWYALSFSVSAVVSVIVTCLGLIASWHAASVQAAQQTFSYAFVALTIVVMLYIYLPAEVTRWVQRLSPEWLAVLGVGSACGSLIVAVGTFHRERLLLR, via the coding sequence ATGACGCGCTGGGAGCTGCTGCGCATGGTCAAGAGCCCGGGAACCACCAGGCGCGCGGTCTTCGGGCTGTTCCTCTGTATCGGCTGGCTGCTGTTCAACGGGCTGGCGTTGCCCTGGATGTTTCGCTTCCCGTTGCTGGTGCTGCTGCTGGGGCTGTTTCCCTTCGTGCTGATGTTCGGCTATTGCGCGGATAGTTTTGCGGGAGAGCGCGAGCGGGGCACGCTTGAGGTCCTGCTCCTTTCGCCCGTGCCGGATTGGACCATCGTCTGCGGCAAAACGATCGCCCTGGTCATGGTGTGGCTGCTCGTATGCGGCGCGCTTCTGACGGCGCACGCGAGCATCGGGAGCATCGTCGGCGGTGGCGTTGCGCTCCACTGGTATGCGCTGTCATTCTCTGTTAGCGCGGTGGTCTCTGTCATCGTCACCTGCCTTGGCCTGATCGCCTCTTGGCATGCAGCTTCGGTGCAGGCCGCGCAGCAGACCTTTTCCTACGCTTTTGTTGCGTTGACGATCGTGGTCATGCTGTACATCTATCTTCCGGCGGAGGTCACGCGGTGGGTACAACGCCTTTCTCCGGAGTGGTTGGCCGTTCTGGGGGTGGGCAGCGCGTGTGGATCGCTCATCGTTGCCGTCGGGACCTTCCACCGCGAGCGGCTACTGCTGCGCTGA
- a CDS encoding response regulator transcription factor has protein sequence MPDRSAPLSIPPGGEHRYTVALRCGMPALERLLVQQLAPFGIQHDPASATLLLVDAPFGFALLTLETLEHSYRYVIVATENPCPEYWEDLDAFQPTILLAGCNLEQPIAEAIARVATGDRYRMTPQQTTPLTASERAVLRLVARGWTNKQIARCLGVTEKRVANTLTGVYEKLRLHSRVALALYYWGRQDVLDDILRPAPSQACPWSAGESSRCDGNKLSCAGGD, from the coding sequence ATGCCGGATCGTTCGGCTCCCTTGTCGATACCGCCCGGCGGCGAGCACCGTTACACCGTCGCGCTCCGGTGTGGCATGCCTGCGTTGGAGCGCTTGCTTGTGCAGCAGCTCGCGCCCTTCGGCATTCAGCACGACCCCGCCTCCGCCACCCTGTTGCTGGTGGACGCGCCCTTCGGCTTCGCCCTGCTCACGCTTGAAACGCTCGAGCACTCCTACCGCTATGTGATCGTTGCCACCGAGAACCCCTGTCCGGAATACTGGGAAGACCTGGACGCCTTTCAGCCCACGATTCTGTTGGCGGGCTGCAATCTGGAACAGCCGATTGCCGAAGCGATCGCGCGGGTCGCCACCGGCGACCGCTATCGCATGACCCCGCAGCAGACCACGCCCCTGACCGCGTCTGAACGCGCTGTGCTGCGCCTTGTTGCGCGGGGCTGGACCAACAAGCAGATCGCTCGGTGCCTTGGAGTAACCGAGAAGCGCGTGGCCAATACGCTCACCGGCGTGTACGAGAAACTCCGTCTCCATAGTCGGGTGGCGCTCGCGCTGTACTACTGGGGTCGGCAGGATGTGCTCGACGACATCCTTCGTCCTGCGCCATCGCAGGCGTGTCCGTGGAGCGCGGGAGAAAGTTCACGTTGCGACGGGAACAAGCTCTCTTGTGCCGGCGGTGACTGA
- the prfA gene encoding peptide chain release factor 1 yields the protein MLDEKVLHKLAAIEQRYHQLTELMADPEVATDITRLQAYAKEQNQIAPLVEKYRAYTQALHRMREATEVLREGGDPELRELAELELEESRAQLESLDGEIRLLLLPRDPNDEKDVIVEIRAGEGGDEAGLFAADLFRAYSRYAESKGWKVEVINANENAAGGFKEVIFEVRGEGAYSRLKYEGGVHRVQRVPATEARGRIHTSTATVAVLPEIEETEIELKPEDYRVDVFRAQGHGGQGVNTTDSAVRITYKPGTPEQIVVTCQDTRSQIKNKERALAVLRSRLYAIEQEKRQRELGSSRLAQVGSGERAEKIRTYNFPQDRITDHRIGQNFSNIPAVLDGDLDRIIDALTLADNAQRLQEISNGVA from the coding sequence ATGCTGGATGAAAAGGTTTTACATAAGCTGGCAGCTATCGAGCAGCGTTACCACCAGCTCACGGAGCTGATGGCCGATCCGGAGGTGGCGACCGATATTACGCGGTTGCAGGCCTACGCCAAGGAACAGAACCAGATCGCGCCGCTGGTGGAGAAGTATCGTGCCTATACGCAGGCCTTGCACCGCATGCGCGAAGCGACGGAGGTGCTGCGCGAGGGCGGCGATCCCGAATTGCGCGAGCTGGCCGAGCTGGAGCTGGAGGAGAGCCGGGCGCAGCTTGAAAGCCTGGACGGTGAGATTCGCCTCCTGTTGCTGCCACGCGATCCCAACGACGAAAAGGATGTGATCGTCGAGATTCGCGCCGGCGAGGGTGGCGATGAGGCCGGTCTGTTCGCCGCCGATCTGTTCCGCGCCTACAGCCGCTATGCCGAAAGCAAGGGCTGGAAGGTGGAGGTGATCAACGCCAATGAGAATGCCGCCGGCGGATTCAAGGAAGTGATCTTTGAAGTGCGCGGCGAGGGGGCGTATAGCCGGCTCAAGTACGAAGGGGGCGTGCACCGCGTGCAGCGCGTGCCGGCGACCGAGGCGCGTGGGCGGATCCATACCTCGACGGCGACGGTGGCGGTGCTGCCGGAGATCGAAGAGACCGAGATCGAGCTGAAGCCCGAAGACTACCGCGTGGACGTGTTTCGCGCCCAGGGCCACGGCGGTCAGGGCGTCAACACCACCGACTCGGCGGTGCGTATCACCTACAAGCCGGGTACGCCCGAGCAGATCGTGGTGACCTGCCAGGATACGCGTTCGCAGATCAAGAACAAGGAGCGCGCGCTGGCGGTGTTGCGCTCGCGGCTCTATGCCATCGAGCAGGAGAAGCGGCAGCGCGAGCTGGGCTCGTCGCGCCTGGCGCAGGTCGGTTCGGGCGAGCGCGCAGAGAAGATCCGCACCTACAACTTCCCGCAGGACCGCATCACCGATCACCGTATCGGACAGAATTTTTCGAATATTCCGGCGGTGCTGGACGGCGATCTGGATCGCATCATCGACGCGCTGACGCTGGCCGACAATGCCCAGCGGTTGCAGGAGATCAGCAACGGCGTGGCCTGA
- the rpsU gene encoding 30S ribosomal protein S21, whose amino-acid sequence MHVERRDGESVEQLIRRFNKGVVAERITKTYREKMHFISKSEQRKEKQRRAERNRRKRERAQQG is encoded by the coding sequence ATGCATGTCGAACGACGCGATGGTGAGTCCGTCGAGCAACTGATCCGGCGCTTCAACAAAGGCGTCGTGGCCGAGCGGATCACCAAAACCTATCGCGAAAAGATGCACTTTATCTCCAAGAGCGAGCAGCGCAAGGAAAAGCAGCGCCGCGCAGAGCGCAATCGCCGCAAGCGGGAACGCGCCCAGCAGGGTTAA
- a CDS encoding deoxyguanosinetriphosphate triphosphohydrolase, with product MAETQHPRGTDRHADVRRRLEEDEERRLSPLAAKSARATRERDEEPSPVRTAFQRDRDRILHSKEFRRLKHKTQVFIAPQGDHYRTRLTHTLEVTQIARTVARALRLNEDLVEAIGLGHDLGHAPFGHAGEVGLSLAQGHAFRHNEQSRRIVEKLAQGGQGLNLTFEVREGIYLHSKTRHDITATAWGVASTLEGQIIKIADSIAYINHDIDDALRAGILRQEDLPQDVLAVLGQTHTQRINTMVCDLIDTNWWATGEEPPPDPPLITMSPAVLAATNALRDFMFRRVYQSSPAKADDDKVKYIIGELYRHFVAHPDELPDDLRRIVLAAGEPPERAAVDYIAGMTDRYALKVFHRIYVPRTWEG from the coding sequence ATGGCTGAAACGCAGCACCCCAGGGGCACAGACCGCCATGCCGACGTGCGCCGCCGCCTGGAAGAAGACGAGGAACGTCGGCTCTCACCGCTGGCGGCCAAAAGTGCACGGGCGACGCGCGAGCGCGACGAGGAGCCGTCGCCCGTGCGCACCGCCTTCCAGCGCGATCGCGATCGCATTCTGCACTCCAAAGAGTTTCGCCGTCTCAAACACAAAACCCAGGTCTTTATCGCCCCGCAGGGCGACCATTACCGCACGCGGCTCACCCATACGCTGGAAGTGACGCAGATCGCCCGCACCGTGGCGCGCGCGCTGCGCCTCAACGAAGACCTGGTCGAGGCCATCGGCCTGGGCCACGACCTGGGCCACGCACCCTTTGGCCATGCCGGCGAGGTCGGCCTGTCGCTGGCACAGGGTCACGCCTTCCGTCACAACGAGCAGAGCCGCCGCATCGTCGAAAAGCTGGCCCAGGGTGGCCAGGGCCTCAACCTGACCTTCGAGGTGCGCGAAGGCATCTACCTGCACTCCAAAACGCGCCACGATATCACCGCTACCGCCTGGGGCGTGGCCTCAACCCTGGAGGGGCAGATCATCAAGATCGCCGACAGCATCGCCTACATCAACCACGACATCGACGACGCGTTGCGCGCCGGCATCTTGCGCCAGGAGGATCTGCCACAGGATGTGCTGGCGGTGCTGGGCCAGACCCATACGCAACGCATCAACACCATGGTCTGCGACCTGATCGACACCAACTGGTGGGCCACCGGCGAAGAGCCGCCGCCCGATCCGCCGCTGATCACCATGAGCCCGGCGGTGTTGGCGGCGACCAACGCGCTGCGCGACTTCATGTTTCGCCGCGTGTACCAGAGCAGTCCAGCCAAAGCCGATGACGACAAGGTCAAATACATCATCGGCGAGCTATACCGTCACTTCGTGGCGCATCCCGACGAGCTGCCCGATGACCTGCGCCGCATTGTGCTGGCCGCGGGCGAGCCGCCGGAGCGCGCAGCTGTGGACTACATCGCCGGCATGACCGACCGCTACGCGCTCAAGGTCTTCCACCGCATCTACGTGCCCCGCACCTGGGAGGGCTGA
- a CDS encoding EVE domain-containing protein, with translation MAYWVLKTEPDCYSFADLEREQVTVWDGVSNPQALGNLRRMQPGDQALIYHTGDERAAVGLAEIVSTPYPDPQQADPRRVVVDVRAVRRLRRPIPLSAIKTDPALAELALVRQGRLSVVPVPEELWPRLMAMEQA, from the coding sequence ATGGCCTACTGGGTACTCAAAACCGAGCCGGATTGCTATTCGTTCGCCGATCTGGAGCGCGAGCAGGTGACCGTCTGGGATGGTGTGAGCAATCCGCAGGCGCTGGGCAACCTGCGGCGCATGCAGCCAGGCGATCAGGCCTTGATCTACCATACCGGCGACGAGCGTGCGGCGGTGGGCCTGGCCGAGATCGTGAGCACACCCTATCCCGATCCGCAGCAGGCCGATCCGCGGCGTGTGGTGGTGGATGTGCGCGCGGTGCGTCGCTTGCGCCGTCCGATCCCTCTCAGCGCGATCAAGACCGATCCGGCGTTGGCTGAATTGGCGCTGGTGCGCCAGGGACGCCTGTCGGTCGTGCCCGTGCCGGAGGAGCTGTGGCCGCGTCTGATGGCCATGGAGCAAGCATAG
- a CDS encoding GNAT family N-acetyltransferase — translation MNVEELTTAAEWREAYAVMRELRTHLALEDYLALLEPMRREGYRLLALRDDHGAIVALAGIIILTNFYDGRHVYVYDLVTRSDVRSQGYGATLLRQVEALARRAGCGKVVLSSGVQRVDAHRFYEQRMGYTRASYVFRKTLSEPPTQE, via the coding sequence ATGAATGTTGAGGAACTCACCACAGCGGCTGAATGGCGCGAAGCTTACGCCGTGATGCGCGAGCTACGCACGCACCTGGCGCTGGAGGACTATCTGGCCTTGCTGGAGCCGATGCGTCGCGAGGGCTACCGCCTGCTGGCGCTGCGCGATGACCACGGCGCGATCGTGGCGCTGGCCGGGATCATCATCCTCACCAACTTCTACGATGGCCGGCACGTCTACGTCTATGATCTGGTGACGCGCAGCGATGTGCGCTCGCAGGGCTACGGCGCGACACTGCTGCGCCAGGTCGAGGCCCTGGCGCGGCGCGCGGGTTGTGGCAAGGTCGTCCTGTCGTCGGGCGTGCAGCGCGTGGACGCGCACCGCTTCTACGAGCAGCGCATGGGCTACACCCGTGCCTCCTATGTCTTTCGAAAAACGTTGAGCGAGCCACCGACACAGGAGTAA